From a region of the Anaeromyxobacter sp. genome:
- a CDS encoding aminotransferase class IV, whose protein sequence is MPTVIDLDGVLLAPAAARIPVLDRGFLQGDSVYEVLRTYRGVPFELEAHLARLARSAALAGLDLPWAAERTGREIARTVAASLGGDAPDPAAAPWNEGERSVRVVMTRGGGEQAPEVPAAAVVIAEALHAPPLGAYRDGVALLVVEAGRGPDDPAAKTGARGAHVRAQRAARAAGAHEALFVDAAGRVTEGTSSNLFLVRGGLLLTPPLDAGILEGVTRGVVLRLAAAEGVRAEERPLTTADLAQADELFITSTAREILPATRLGAAAVGQGRPGPVTARLHAAFRRLAGGGKVD, encoded by the coding sequence ATGCCCACGGTCATCGACCTCGACGGTGTCCTGCTCGCGCCCGCGGCGGCGCGGATCCCGGTGCTGGACCGCGGCTTCCTGCAGGGCGACAGCGTCTACGAGGTGCTGCGCACCTACCGCGGCGTGCCCTTCGAGCTCGAGGCACACCTGGCGCGGCTGGCGCGCTCTGCCGCGCTGGCCGGGCTCGACCTGCCCTGGGCGGCGGAGCGGACCGGCCGCGAGATCGCCCGCACCGTGGCGGCCTCGCTGGGCGGGGACGCGCCCGATCCGGCGGCCGCCCCGTGGAACGAAGGCGAGCGGTCGGTGCGCGTTGTCATGACCCGGGGCGGCGGTGAGCAGGCGCCCGAGGTCCCGGCTGCGGCGGTGGTGATCGCCGAGGCGCTGCACGCCCCGCCGCTCGGCGCCTACCGGGACGGGGTGGCGCTGCTGGTGGTGGAGGCCGGGCGGGGGCCGGACGACCCGGCCGCCAAGACCGGGGCCCGCGGGGCCCACGTCCGGGCGCAGCGCGCCGCCCGTGCGGCCGGGGCCCACGAGGCGCTCTTCGTGGACGCGGCGGGCCGGGTCACCGAGGGCACCAGCTCCAACCTGTTCCTGGTGCGAGGCGGCCTGCTCCTGACGCCGCCGCTCGACGCGGGGATCCTGGAGGGCGTGACCCGGGGCGTGGTCCTCCGGCTGGCGGCGGCGGAGGGGGTGCGCGCCGAGGAGCGCCCGCTCACCACCGCCGACCTGGCCCAGGCCGACGAGCTCTTCATCACCTCGACGGCGCGCGAGATCCTGCCCGCCACGCGGCTGGGCGCCGCGGCGGTGGGCCAGGGCCGGCCCGGGCCGGTGACGGCGAGGTTGCACGCGGCCTTCCGCAGGCTGGCCGGCGGCGGCAAGGTAGACTGA
- a CDS encoding RDD family protein, with the protein MHAEPAAGPEAVEHEALEHEGPALPAAGVGPRALAALLDALLVFLAWITGLLLYSVSGDLITEVKALSYAGQLVAVAGVLAAGWGWDVAWEVLARGQTPGKRAMGLRVVRADGSPVGPLESLVRNALRVVELPLGYAPAVLLVALGGRRQRLGDLVAGTLVVQERRYDLSRYGPPAGAAARLHGRRGGAAVRLSPTEFERLVDFLARRPELDPGPRARLAEALATALARRAGLDAPPAGEAEGFLEALAALAAEGG; encoded by the coding sequence GTGCACGCCGAACCAGCCGCCGGCCCCGAGGCCGTGGAGCACGAGGCCCTGGAGCACGAGGGCCCCGCGCTCCCCGCGGCCGGGGTGGGCCCCCGGGCGCTGGCCGCCCTGCTCGACGCCCTGCTGGTCTTCCTGGCCTGGATCACCGGGCTGCTCCTCTACTCGGTGTCGGGCGACCTGATCACCGAGGTGAAGGCGCTCTCCTACGCGGGGCAGCTCGTGGCGGTGGCCGGGGTGCTGGCGGCCGGCTGGGGCTGGGACGTGGCCTGGGAGGTGCTGGCGCGCGGGCAGACGCCCGGGAAGCGGGCCATGGGGCTGCGGGTGGTGCGCGCCGACGGGTCGCCGGTGGGGCCGCTCGAGTCGCTGGTGCGCAACGCCCTCCGGGTGGTGGAGCTGCCGCTGGGGTACGCGCCGGCGGTGCTGCTGGTGGCCCTGGGCGGGCGGCGCCAGCGGCTCGGTGACCTGGTGGCGGGCACCCTGGTGGTGCAGGAGCGGCGCTACGACCTGTCGCGCTACGGCCCGCCGGCGGGCGCGGCGGCCAGGCTGCACGGTCGGCGCGGCGGTGCGGCGGTGCGGCTCTCCCCCACCGAGTTCGAGCGGCTGGTGGACTTCCTGGCGCGGCGGCCGGAGCTCGACCCCGGCCCCCGCGCCCGGCTGGCGGAGGCGCTGGCCACGGCGCTGGCGCGGCGCGCCGGCCTGGACGCCCCGCCGGCCGGCGAGGCCGAGGGGTTCCTCGAGGCCCTGGCGGCGCTGGCCGCGGAGGGCGGGTGA
- a CDS encoding stage II sporulation protein M: protein MSAGRPASPGSGQGRGRGVAAFVRARREGWERLAALAARVEDGRLSLAEVEELDRLYRRAVGDLAHARTAFPATDAEGYLAQLTAGAAAALYRRRRRPGAALLALYAQEAPATARRHGWALALSAGLLAAGAAGGALAVALEPAAAAWLVPGAVRTSLAAGRLWTGDLLSAAPGLAGGALLRNNLTVAALAFALGLTGGVGTAALLLANGLLLGAVSAAVLQAGLGPGFLAFLSAHGPAELSALVLAGQGGFVLARGLLRPGEWPRREAVAAGGRDGARLLAVAAPVLLVVALVEATVSPAPWFPAPAKAALGLGLAAALAGYLWRAGRPAATVATAAAARRRLTRRRRTRLAGGRLVLLRLQAGEPAGRAGLHPGPLDGILGGLRQGGGGGGADRPADHPGAGPALEHLAVAGGVGALAEGALVVADGAAGRGPARHRDLAVGALDGDVHGDAR from the coding sequence GTGAGCGCCGGCCGTCCGGCCTCCCCTGGCTCCGGCCAGGGGCGCGGCCGCGGCGTGGCGGCCTTCGTGCGCGCGCGGCGCGAGGGCTGGGAGCGGCTGGCCGCGCTGGCGGCCCGGGTGGAGGACGGCCGCCTGTCGCTGGCCGAGGTGGAGGAGCTCGACCGGCTCTACCGCCGGGCCGTCGGTGACCTGGCCCACGCCCGCACCGCCTTCCCCGCCACCGACGCCGAGGGCTACCTGGCGCAGCTGACGGCCGGCGCCGCCGCCGCGCTCTACCGCCGCCGCCGCCGCCCGGGCGCGGCGCTCCTGGCGCTCTATGCCCAAGAGGCGCCGGCCACCGCCCGGCGCCACGGGTGGGCGCTGGCGCTCTCCGCCGGCCTGCTGGCGGCCGGCGCGGCGGGGGGGGCGCTGGCCGTGGCGCTCGAGCCTGCCGCGGCCGCCTGGCTGGTGCCGGGTGCGGTGCGCACCTCGCTGGCGGCGGGCCGGCTCTGGACCGGCGACCTGCTCTCGGCCGCCCCGGGCCTGGCAGGTGGCGCCCTGCTCCGCAACAACCTGACCGTGGCGGCGCTGGCCTTCGCGCTCGGCCTGACCGGGGGCGTGGGCACCGCGGCCCTGCTGCTGGCCAACGGCCTCCTGCTGGGCGCGGTCTCGGCCGCGGTGCTCCAGGCCGGGCTGGGGCCGGGCTTCCTGGCCTTCCTCTCGGCGCACGGGCCGGCCGAGCTGTCGGCGCTGGTGCTGGCCGGGCAGGGGGGGTTCGTGCTGGCGCGCGGGCTGCTCAGGCCCGGCGAGTGGCCGCGGCGCGAGGCGGTGGCGGCAGGGGGCAGGGATGGGGCGCGGCTGCTGGCGGTGGCGGCGCCGGTGCTGCTGGTGGTGGCGCTGGTGGAGGCCACCGTCTCGCCGGCGCCCTGGTTCCCGGCGCCGGCCAAGGCCGCGCTCGGCCTGGGGCTGGCCGCCGCGCTGGCCGGCTACCTGTGGCGGGCCGGGCGGCCGGCGGCCACCGTCGCCACGGCGGCGGCGGCGCGGCGCCGCCTGACGAGGCGGCGGCGGACGCGCCTCGCGGGCGGCCGCCTGGTGCTCCTCCGCCTCCAGGCGGGCGAACCAGCGGGCCGCGCGGGCCTTCACCCCGGCCCACTGGATGGCATCCTCGGAGGCCTGCGGCAGGGTGGTGGGGGAGGCGGTGCGGACCGGCCCGCCGACCACCCGGGCGCCGGCCCCGCGCTGGAACACCTCGCCGTAGCAGGAGGCGTGGGTGCGCTGGCAGAAGGGGCACTGGTAGTAGCGGACGGTGCTGCCGGGCGCGGCCCAGCTCGTCATCGTGACCTGGCAGTGGGTGCACTCGACGGCGACGTCCATGGTGATGCCAGGTGA